The sequence below is a genomic window from Proteus vulgaris.
CTTAGGTTTTTTAGCATGAAAACCAAAACGACTATCAAAAAAACTATCGCCTAAAGCGACGGTGACGGTTAATTCATCGGGGTGTAATTGTGTTCCTAAAATACCCGATTCAGCAGGAGGAAGGTGTGGATTAGCTCTTTGTTGAAGTTCTCTGGGTTGAGTTAAAAATGCAATTCGTTGTGTCAGTATTGTGAATATTCTTTTTACATCCTCGGCGCTTGTTACTGTCAGATTAAGTGCAATAAATGAGGCATGTTTTTGTTCTGGCGTAATAACGCCCGCTTGATGTTGACCTAAATAAGCAATAGCGCGTTGATAACGCGGAGTTGATGAAGTTTCTTGTTTTTCTATTGCTTTAGCTCCCATACTGGCGAGTAATAAGCTTCCTCCTAGCCACTTTAACGTTGTACGCTTATTGAGGTTAACAGGATTTTTTGATAGCGATTTAAAGAGAGTTTTATTTTTCATCACTTGCTTCTTTATAGTGATAGTAGACATCAATATTGAGCGTGCTACGTAAGTTCGCTACTTGCTCTGCTAATTGTGTCACTTGAGAAAAAAGCCAACTTTTTTCTGTTTCAGGAAGCGCCGTTAAAGGCTGGAATAAACCTTCATTACGCTGATATTTTAAAAGTAGAGCACCAATATCGTCATATTGTTTGATAAGAGATTGATATTCAGCCGTTGGAATGTGGTTCGATAAGATCTCTACGATTAGGCGTGATCCAGATAAATTGGCATAACTATCACCCAGATCGCTGTTTGAATATTGATTTTCAATACCAGCGAGTTTGTCAGTCAAAATAAACTCTAGGCTATCACCCGCAGATTGAACCAATTTAGGAATAGGGATATCTTCAATCGCAACACGTTTTTTTAAGTCACTAATGTCTCTTAAAAGGGCTTTTGCCGACTCTGTGGCTTTTTGAAGATCTTTTAATTTAAACAGTTGATATTCAACTAAATGAAATCCTGAAAAACGAGGTGAGTTTTCTCTTTCAAGAAAGAAATCAGCCCGATTATTTAATAAACGTTCACTTGACCCAAAAAGGGCGATAATAGGGCGAATAACCTCATAATGATAATGCGCTTGTTGATAAGCATTTTGCGCATTAATAAGCTGATTTTTTTCACTATTCTCGATTAATTTATCGAGCGATTTTTCAACTAGCGTTAATTGTTCAACCGCTTTTTCTCGATAATTTAAAATATCAGTTTCGAATTTTTTGGGAGTAGGGATATCCCCTTTGGCAATAACGATGTTTTCACTATCTTGAATAATGCCCTGAATAATTTTTTCGGCATAAACAGGAAAAGAAAATAACAAGATAACTAGAAAAGTGGTGATCTTTTTACTTTTTGATTTTGCATTATTTAGCATGGCGTGAACCTCGCTTAAATAACAGTGCAACAATCACCCAATAGACAATAAATGTCACCACGCTTAAGCCAATAGGTTGAGAACGATAAGCGAAAAATGAAACTAGAAAATTACCAAAGATACTGGAATCATCAAGAATATGGCTAATATCCCAAAGTGGGTAAATAAAGAAATCAGGTAATTCAAAATCCATTTCAATCAGTAGATTTGCAATTTCTTCTACGGCTTTTAATAACAGAGAAACAGCAAGGAATAGTAATAAAAAACCTGTTACGGTAAAGAAATAGCGCCATGAAATAACTTTTGAAGTCAGCAAAAATAGCCATAGTGTGAATGCCGCAACCAGTAAGCCAATAAAGACTTCAATAAAGAAAGGCAGTGCTGTTTGTGTATTGAGAGCCATGATATGGCTAGAGAGGAATACCACCACTTCACTGCCTTCTCTGGCAATCGCAATGGCAATAATTAGTAAAATACCCCATGCACTTTGTTGTTGTGTTTTTTGGGTGAGTTCATTTTCTATATTTGCTTTTAATGATTTTCCTTGCCCATTCATCCAATAGACCATCTGCACAATAAGCACACAGGCGAGGATTTCCATTGTGATCATAAATAGAGATTGCCACATATCTTCTAGCGAGCTAAATACACCATAAATACTCAGGGCTAGAATAACGGCAAGAAATAGCCCAAATATCACGCCACCCCACAAGTATTTCATACCTTGTTGTGGTGTTGGTGAACGTTTTATCCACGCATAAATAATGCCTACCACTAATAGTGCTTCAAAACTTTCTCGCCAAACAACAAACAGAACTTGTCCCATATTTACTCTGCCTTTTCAGTTGCAACAATTTCACCTTGAGGATGAGAAAGGTGAAAATCATCAAAGAAGGTGTAACGACCCGGTTTTAGTGGTGCGATTACAACGACAGAATTTGCGCCCGGCGCTAATACTTTTTCTTTTCGTAGCTGTGTACTTTCAAATTCAACAGGGCTAGTACCTGTATTACGAATTTTTATTCGTATCGGTGTTTTGGCAGGTACTTCAAGTACTTGCGGGATAAGTTCGCCATCTTTCATTTCTAATTCAACAGTGTATTTCTCTGCTGCAAAAACAGAGGATGTCACCATTAGGAGTAGTAATAATGTGTATTTAGAGAGAGTTTTGATCATCAGCGTTTCACTTAAAAAAGAGAAAAAGGACAAATCCAAATGATTGGATTTATCCGTTATCAAGCTAATTAGTAACTACCTTTACGGCCTGTACCGCTATAGGTGAAATCCCATGACACTTCAAAGGGTTCAAACCAAGGTGCAACGCCAGTTTCTTTATCGATATGGCGACCAAAAGCGATATCTTTGTTATATGAAGGCGGATAAATCTTATAGGTCACGTTATATTGACCATTTCCGTCCAGCTTCAAGTTTTCACCATAATGAGGACCATCATTGGCAACCATTGCCATAAATGTGCCTTGCTGTTTTTTCGCTGGTGCATCAGATTTTGTTACGGTGTATTCAATGGTGAGGTAGGGGATCCAATCGCCTTCAGCAAACCCATTCGGATTATCTTCTGTGGCATGAATATCTGCTTCTAAATGGATATCTGCTTTATCGGCAGCTAAGTGATTCATCGCATGATGACCTTCTTCAGTATCCATGGTGATAGGTTGGAGGTAAACCCCTTGAATTTCCATACCATTTTTAAGAATAGGGTGACCAACTGGATACTCAACAGCTAATGCAGATGCAGAAAGAAATGAGAGTGCAGTGAGAGAGAGTGTATAGCGATATTTCATGTTTAACCCTTATTATTGAATGATAATTGTTATTATTCTTAATAAGGTTAGCATAATTTGTATTAGAAATAGGAGATAATCTATACGAAAAATATCGCTTAAGTTGGCAGGAAAATCAGTGAAAATAGCGTTAACATTCTATTTTATAAAAGAAAAAAATTTGTTGTTCTAAAAGAAATATATGAAAGGAATTAATAATTCTAGGTAATAATGCTCAATGAAATCATCTAATTAAGAATGATATATGGAAATCTTATTTATCTTAATGAGAAGATAAAACAGAAGATTTCCATACCAAGAATATTAAATTTGACTTTGAGCACTCCAAAACTGTTTGGATTGTGTCAATGCCACAGCAGAAACTTGTTCTTCATTTGGCGGTAGGAAAAATGCAGGGGTGACTTTTAGCTCTTGTGCAATATGAAAGAGCATATCAACATCAATCTTACATAGCCCATTCTCATAACGTGAAAATTGTTGCTGGCTAATACCGACTCGTTCAGCGACAACCTTTGCTGACAAGCGAAGTTGCTGGCGTTGCTTACGAATTTTATGCCCAATAATTTGAGAAATGGGATAAATCTTTGACATTAGTGACCTCATTCTTCCTATCAACCACCAATAATATCCAATAAATTGAATATCAAGTTTCCGTGATGGATCTTCAAAATAAACAAGCACTCCGACTTGAATGAGTAAAATCCATACTAATGTGTTATCGGTTAATTGGATGAATTATTTATACCCGTCATGTTATAAGATGATATTAATTTTCATTAAACTATTTTGATATCCTTATTTTTTCTAGCAGGATAATCGAGAATTTTTTGATAAACAGTGCTATATATTGCCCAAACGCCATTTTATCTGTTATTTGTGCTCGCATTTATGATTAATAAAGAGTAAATAATGAGGCTATAACAAAAAAGATAAAGCCCTCTTTGACTGTGTTTATACTCGAAAATGCCTTTTATGCTTTTTTATAATGGGTTATTTTTGAGTTTTTTTTTATATCGTCGAGATTTCCTTTCTTAAACTCGTGTTAAATTCAAACAACTATCCTCACTTTATTGAAATTTATAAAATTACATTCACATCTAATAGGCTACGGCGTTAAGATTGTTAACTATAATACTTAGGCAAGATTATAAGTGTTGCAGGGTAATTATCTATTTATCGTCAAGGTCGAGATTATGAATGTAAAAGATATCATTCGTCATGAACCATTTGGAACATTGCTAGGTTATGCGCCTGGTGGTGTCGCGATTTACTCTTCAGATTACAGCAGTATTGATAAAGAAGACTATGCCGCTAATGATTCATTCCGTAGTTATATTGGTAATGAATATATGGGGCACAAGTGGCAGTGTGTTGAATTCGCTCGCCGTTTTCTCTATTTACATTATGGGGCTGTATTTACTGATGTGGGAATGGCTTATGAGATCTTCTCACTGCGTTTTCTACGTAAAACCATAGATGACGATATATTGCCATTACAAGCCTTTGCAAATGGTAGTAAACAACCTCCAGCAGTCGGTGCTTTGCTGATTTGGCAAGAAGGTGGTGAGTTTAAAGTAACTGGGCATGTTGCTGTTGTTACTGAAGTTCTTGAAGATAAAATTCGTATTGCAGAACAAAATGTTATCCACACTCGATTACCCGCAGGGCAACAATGGACAAGAGAATTACCTCTTAAAGTGACGGATAACGGCTACTTTATTCAAGATACCTTTGATAATACCACCCTATTAGGTTGGATGATCCAAACAGAGCCAAATGCTTACAGCCTTCCTCAACCTAAAATTGCGCCAGAATTGTTAAATATTCATGCAGAACAGCTTGATAATAAAGGTCAATTAGATGGCAAGTGGTTAGATGAAAGCTCACCTCTAGAAAAAGCCTATGTCCTTGCACAACACGGTCACATTATCAATCAAGATAGCTATGAATATTTCACCATTTCAGAAAGTGCAGAGCAGGAGCTTATTCGCGCAAGTAATGAAATGCATTTGATGTATCTACATGCAACAGAAAAAGTGTTGAAAGACGATAAGTTACTGCGTTTATTCGATATCCCTGAAGTGTTGTGGCCTCGTATCCGTTTATCATGGCAAAACAGACGCCATCAAATGATCACCGGACGATTGGATTTTTGCATGGATGAACGCGGTGTCAAAGTTTATGAATATAATGCTGACTCTGCCTCTTGCCATACAGAAGCGGGCTTAATTATTGAAAAATGGGCACAGAAAGGCGGTATTAAAGACGGTTTTAACCCAGGTGAACGCTTACTTGATGCATTAGCCGATGCTTGGAAACACAGTGATGCGAAACCTTTTGTGCATATTCTTCAAGATGATGATAGTGAAGAAGATTATCATGCTCTCTTTATGCAACAATCACTGACTCAAGCAGGTTATAACAGTAAAATTCTACGTGGATTAGGCGAGCTTCATTGGAATAGTCGTGGTCAATTAATTGATGCAGACAAACGTGTTGTTGAATGTGTCTGGAAAACATGGGCTTGGGAAACGGCGTTAGACCAACTAAGAGAAGAGAGTGAACAACAAGCTTTGATCCCTATTCGTACAGGACATCCTGAAGATGAAGTACGTTTAGTAGATGTGCTTTTACGTCCTGAAATTACAGTTTTTGAGCCTCTTTGGACACTAATTCCTAGTAATAAAGCCATTTTACCGGTTTTATGGCAATTGTTCCCTGATAACCCTTATTTATTAGATACTGATTTCACGGTGACTCCTCGTCTTGCACAACGTGGTTATGCAATTAAACCTATTGCGGGACGTTGTGGTAGTAACATTGGTTTAGTGGATCATAAAGAGAATATCTTAGATGAAACCAATGGCCAGTTTGATCATCAAGAAAATATTTACCAAGAACTATGGTGCTTACCAAAAGTGGCAAATCGTTATATCCAAGTTTGCACCTTTACTGTTGGCGGGCATTATGGTGGTTGCTGTTTACGTTCAGATCCAACTTTGGTGATTAAAAAAGAGAGTGATATTGAGCCTTTAATAGTGATTGAAGATAAACACTTTTTAACTAAATAAAATCATAGGTGTTTAGAATTAAGAAATAATAGACCCGCCTAATTGGCGGGTTTATTTTAAAAATAACCAGAATACTTAGTGAGAAATAGAATGATACAAAAATTTGAAACGCTTAGTGAGTTATTAGCATCGCTTTCAACACTTGAATCTAATGAGTGGATTTATACGGAAATTGCAACTTGGAATAGTGATCCTAATCAGGCGATTTTTTATTATATTCCTTGGGATTATCTTCAAGAATTACCTGATGATGAGATTTACCTTGATGATGAAGATCTGGAAATGCCCAAAATTGTTGAAGATAAAAATTTACGAGGCTGGATGGTCGTTTGTGATTTAGCGTTATTTTATCAAACCCAGCAAGCTCAACAAAAAAACTTGCAGTGGGTAGTTGAAGAAATTAACTATTACCGTGAGAATGATGCCTTTCGGTGTTTGAGTTAGATTCTATTCTTAGTAATAAAATCTAAAATCATTAACTATAATGACTTGATAATTAATGATTTTATTTAT
It includes:
- a CDS encoding EfeM/EfeO family lipoprotein — its product is MLNNAKSKSKKITTFLVILLFSFPVYAEKIIQGIIQDSENIVIAKGDIPTPKKFETDILNYREKAVEQLTLVEKSLDKLIENSEKNQLINAQNAYQQAHYHYEVIRPIIALFGSSERLLNNRADFFLERENSPRFSGFHLVEYQLFKLKDLQKATESAKALLRDISDLKKRVAIEDIPIPKLVQSAGDSLEFILTDKLAGIENQYSNSDLGDSYANLSGSRLIVEILSNHIPTAEYQSLIKQYDDIGALLLKYQRNEGLFQPLTALPETEKSWLFSQVTQLAEQVANLRSTLNIDVYYHYKEASDEK
- a CDS encoding FTR1 family iron permease; amino-acid sequence: MGQVLFVVWRESFEALLVVGIIYAWIKRSPTPQQGMKYLWGGVIFGLFLAVILALSIYGVFSSLEDMWQSLFMITMEILACVLIVQMVYWMNGQGKSLKANIENELTQKTQQQSAWGILLIIAIAIAREGSEVVVFLSSHIMALNTQTALPFFIEVFIGLLVAAFTLWLFLLTSKVISWRYFFTVTGFLLLFLAVSLLLKAVEEIANLLIEMDFELPDFFIYPLWDISHILDDSSIFGNFLVSFFAYRSQPIGLSVVTFIVYWVIVALLFKRGSRHAK
- a CDS encoding cupredoxin domain-containing protein; the encoded protein is MIKTLSKYTLLLLLMVTSSVFAAEKYTVELEMKDGELIPQVLEVPAKTPIRIKIRNTGTSPVEFESTQLRKEKVLAPGANSVVVIAPLKPGRYTFFDDFHLSHPQGEIVATEKAE
- a CDS encoding iron transporter translates to MKYRYTLSLTALSFLSASALAVEYPVGHPILKNGMEIQGVYLQPITMDTEEGHHAMNHLAADKADIHLEADIHATEDNPNGFAEGDWIPYLTIEYTVTKSDAPAKKQQGTFMAMVANDGPHYGENLKLDGNGQYNVTYKIYPPSYNKDIAFGRHIDKETGVAPWFEPFEVSWDFTYSGTGRKGSY
- a CDS encoding helix-turn-helix domain-containing protein yields the protein MSKIYPISQIIGHKIRKQRQQLRLSAKVVAERVGISQQQFSRYENGLCKIDVDMLFHIAQELKVTPAFFLPPNEEQVSAVALTQSKQFWSAQSQI
- the gss gene encoding bifunctional glutathionylspermidine amidase/synthase → MNVKDIIRHEPFGTLLGYAPGGVAIYSSDYSSIDKEDYAANDSFRSYIGNEYMGHKWQCVEFARRFLYLHYGAVFTDVGMAYEIFSLRFLRKTIDDDILPLQAFANGSKQPPAVGALLIWQEGGEFKVTGHVAVVTEVLEDKIRIAEQNVIHTRLPAGQQWTRELPLKVTDNGYFIQDTFDNTTLLGWMIQTEPNAYSLPQPKIAPELLNIHAEQLDNKGQLDGKWLDESSPLEKAYVLAQHGHIINQDSYEYFTISESAEQELIRASNEMHLMYLHATEKVLKDDKLLRLFDIPEVLWPRIRLSWQNRRHQMITGRLDFCMDERGVKVYEYNADSASCHTEAGLIIEKWAQKGGIKDGFNPGERLLDALADAWKHSDAKPFVHILQDDDSEEDYHALFMQQSLTQAGYNSKILRGLGELHWNSRGQLIDADKRVVECVWKTWAWETALDQLREESEQQALIPIRTGHPEDEVRLVDVLLRPEITVFEPLWTLIPSNKAILPVLWQLFPDNPYLLDTDFTVTPRLAQRGYAIKPIAGRCGSNIGLVDHKENILDETNGQFDHQENIYQELWCLPKVANRYIQVCTFTVGGHYGGCCLRSDPTLVIKKESDIEPLIVIEDKHFLTK